The following proteins are encoded in a genomic region of Micromonospora olivasterospora:
- a CDS encoding D-arabinono-1,4-lactone oxidase yields the protein MWRAFDSHGLEPAACPPVITSQTVAGALATGTHAQGLSSGTFSDCVAAVEFMDGTGTLHRLTPADAEFDAAVLNLGCLGVVVGLELRGRPAKELHCTRFTASEDSLPERYAAWNRESVAAKSWWFTEHQVAHTWVADDDSWAPTASEAQGPADLDRIVTRTRRQLMADIGDGQGRTPAAQTLEKFLGARDSKGTLHEIFRNGIPAPQLNMEIAVPLDAVPRAYAGLKELLRASPYKLHYPVILRTTGPARGHLSPTLAVPATYFGFVSYMTAVGSITTARPLFDDIQRLLYGLGGRPHWGKYFTPELLPASNTDGFHRFRRALSRFDPHRRFENDTFYRTLGLSPARPGTAGSAPLRRTRLPGQRTEPRPTAPTRHQG from the coding sequence GTGTGGCGGGCGTTCGACAGCCACGGTCTGGAGCCGGCCGCATGTCCGCCAGTGATCACGAGCCAGACGGTCGCTGGCGCGCTCGCCACCGGCACCCACGCACAGGGTCTGTCCAGCGGCACCTTCTCCGACTGCGTGGCCGCCGTCGAGTTCATGGACGGGACTGGCACCCTGCACCGGCTCACCCCAGCTGACGCCGAGTTCGACGCGGCCGTGCTCAACCTCGGGTGCCTCGGCGTGGTCGTCGGCCTGGAACTTCGCGGTCGACCGGCAAAGGAGTTGCACTGCACCCGTTTCACCGCCTCGGAGGACAGCCTGCCCGAGCGCTACGCCGCCTGGAACCGCGAATCCGTGGCCGCCAAGAGCTGGTGGTTCACCGAGCACCAGGTCGCGCACACCTGGGTCGCCGACGACGACAGCTGGGCACCTACGGCCTCCGAGGCCCAAGGTCCGGCTGACCTGGACCGCATCGTGACCCGCACCCGCCGCCAACTGATGGCCGACATCGGCGACGGCCAGGGTCGGACGCCGGCCGCCCAGACGCTGGAGAAGTTCCTCGGCGCGAGGGACTCCAAGGGGACACTCCACGAGATCTTCAGGAACGGCATCCCGGCCCCGCAGCTGAACATGGAGATCGCCGTTCCCCTGGACGCCGTCCCCCGGGCGTACGCCGGTCTCAAGGAACTCCTGCGCGCCTCTCCCTACAAGCTGCACTACCCCGTTATCCTGCGCACCACCGGCCCAGCCCGCGGCCACCTGAGTCCCACGCTGGCAGTCCCGGCCACCTATTTCGGCTTCGTGTCCTACATGACCGCCGTCGGGTCGATCACCACCGCGCGTCCCTTGTTCGATGACATCCAGCGCCTGCTCTACGGTCTGGGCGGCAGGCCGCACTGGGGAAAGTACTTCACTCCAGAACTGCTGCCCGCCTCCAACACCGACGGCTTCCACCGGTTCCGGCGCGCTCTCAGCAGGTTCGACCCACACCGACGCTTCGAGAACGACACCTTCTACCGCACGCTCGGGCTCTCCCCGGCACGACCCGGAACTGCTGGATCGGCGCCGTTGCGCCGCACCCGCCTGCCGGGCCAGCGGACGGAGCCCCGCCCGACTGCGCCTACCCGACACCAGGGGTAA